From the genome of Trachemys scripta elegans isolate TJP31775 chromosome 2, CAS_Tse_1.0, whole genome shotgun sequence:
gaaatttttcacagccctgagtgatgaagataggttgacctaagtttaaGGTGTAGACTAGACCTCAGGATATGTGTGTTTTCCTAGGTGCAAGTGTGTGAAGGTCCCAACTCCAGAGCCCGTTTCTCCCGTGCTGAAGAAGAGAGTCAGCGACTTCTCTGAAAATAATCACCTTGTAATGGGGGTGCTGGCCATGTTCAAAGGTAAAACAAAGTGACCTTGTGGGTGATGTCTCCAGTCCTGTCTCCCCAGGGACCCATTGTGTCTCTCTTCTACCCCATTCTCTGGTTCATGGTGCCCCTTACACTGTTGCTCCtttgcctctgtccccctcccccatctcactCTTTCTCATCTGTTTTTTGTCATTTATGGGTCCCCACCACGTCTCTCACTGGACCTTAGCTTTCTTCCTCACCGCTCCTGAACCATCTTCAGCTACAAAAACTCTGCCAGCTGATTCCTTGTGCAGAAGTGTGTCTGCCCTTGGTTCTACTCTGTCATGCCTTGTTGGCACCTATGAGTCTCCGTCCGCTCCAGAGTTCTGTGAAGTCTCACTGCAGCCAGTGCAAAGGGTTCTGGGAACTGAATGTGTTTGCTGTACatgaaggggcagagaggggtaTCCACAATTTTGGGAGGTGATATAACAGAGCACTCGgtgggagctgggaggaagggagccATGGGGTGTACttgggggtggtgggaggagggttGTTCCAAATTTTGGCTTCCGTCCCCTCTAACTAGAGACAATCGTGCTACTACCACAGTGCTACAAAGACCAGCaggaaaagacacacacacacatagcctACTAGGGATTGTTGCACCAGCCAGAGTGACCATGGGTGATGGCATCACGCCAGGCACCATGTAGCGAAGTTCCAAAatctggctcaatcctgcaaatccatGAATCTCTGGGGTGGCCCCAGGTAGGGTCATGGCATGTGCCCCTTTGCATATCTCTGGAAAGTTAGAGAACCCGGTGTGCTGGGGTGATTTTGTCCCTCCTGGTGACGTGGCTGAAGGGTGTGCAATGCCATTGTTGGATATGATGAATGACTGACGGGAGGCCAGATCGGTGTGAGATTGTGACATTTTGCACAAATTCAAACCACTTTATACTCAGGATTTGGTGCTGACAGCACATCTGGAATAGTGCTATGAGAACTGGTGTGCATGAGATCTCATCCCTGTCTCCTTTTTCTTCATCTAGAGAATCTGCGAGCTCAGCTGGATAAAGAAAAAGGTACGTTTCTGTCACTCCTGGGAACAAATAAGAGGCGAAGGTTTTCTAAAATGAGGCACTAGAATGGTACTTACTTCTCCATTGCAGAGATGGGCATAGGCCACAATGTCCGGATGTGGATTTAGAACGCAGCGAATGGGGAGAACTCAGATCTCGGTTGTGATTAGGCCTGTTATAGAAATACATGCCCAGCATTGTCCGGTGACAACGGTAAAGAATCCCAGAAAGTTGCtgtcttctaacactgaacaggGAATGTTATTCAGAACAGTATAAGCTCTAAAGCTACACCgtccctctctccttctcccttctgACTCAGAGTCAGCAAGGTATTAAACACATGTAACTTTAACAGGACTAGGTAGGTGGTTGAAGTTACGCACGTTCTTAAGCAatttgttgaactgggctcttaAAGAAACAGCTCACATATCCTCACAGGCACTTTTGGATTAGGATCCAGATTCGTAATGTACACAAAGTTGAAGGGTGCTCTGATCCACAATTTTGGTTCAGATCATCTCTGCTCCCTCTGGATTTTCTTGGAGAAGAGGCAACTGAAACCAAAGAGAAGTTTTCACCATTAGAAGAGATTGTCTCCAACAGCTGTATGAACCCCTGAAGACATGCAGGTGCCATCCTGTGACTGTGTTAGTTGTTGCTGGAGTGGtggtttaaaaggaggggctgaggAACTGTAAGTGTAATGAAAAGTACGAAACAGGGCTGGACTAGATAAACATAAGATGGCCAAGTGATGCAGCCCAATGAGAAGGTGGTCACTACTTTATAGAAACTACCTCGGAGTTAGCGGCAGCTGAGTTTTATTAAGACAGACTGTAAGCCCTGGCTCTCTATACCTGTGGGCTTTAGCGCACGCTGCTAACCTGAGGTACAAGCTCAGttgctatgtcttcactgctattgtaacCCATGAGCTCACGCAGgttagctaacccaagttaagaacaGACCTTTTTTTGTAATCCTAAGATCTGTTACCTTTGCTGACTCCTTAGTATTTAGGCCCTGTCCACAGTAGAACTGAAACCGCTGTAGCAGCAACGGTGTTTTTTAAACATGATGTTCTACCATCTTCTCCTAAACCAGAGTAGATAAGGATCTACATACCCCATAGAGTCTATGTAGAGGTGTATACTAGCCCAGTTAGAAATAGAAATAGGCCTGATCTGGATATGCAACACCtttaaattcaaaaatgtttGGAACCAGAGGTTTGGTTAAGGCCAGGACAGCAACAGGAGACAGCCCCAGAATTTAGATCTAGGTTGGGATTTTGAACAGCTCCCTCCATTACCACCCCAAAAACGCCAGGGATACAGGCATATCCCTGCTTATAAAAATCCCTGTCCACGCTGGTCAAGGAAATGGTGCTTCTCTCCAGAAAAGCATAGCCCAGAAAGTCACTGGGGAACTCACTGCCCCTGTGTCTCTTCCACTGCCATGCCAGGGTTGAAACAGAAATTGAGACAAGTCCCATGTGCATCCGGGCTATGGGGTAACAAATAGAATCCAAAGTGGACTGGAAATGGTCCAACGTACGATCAGCTGAAGCTAAAGCCAATTGCATTCATGGGGTTAAATCCAtggggcaaaactcccattagtttcagtgggtccaggatttcatccatgtGGTTTTATTTATGGGTGGCAGAtataagaggccaggggaggctaagcctccccaaacaggattCAGTGCACCTCCCTCTGGAGGTGGCCTGCCGTCTTTGGAGCACCGCCACCACCGAAAGGGCACCTGGGCCATAACCCCACTCGTGCTCCGCCCCGAGGCTCCACTCCCACTTGTCCTCTTCCCCTGTTGCCCCACCCACGCTGCTTCTCTTCCCGccctcgctccacctcttcccacgaGGCCCCGCCAATTGTGcctctccgcccccttccccgaggccccgcccgcCGCTCCTCAGCAGGCAGGTgaggcctcaggggagggggcgaagaggcaggagcaggcagggatctcgggggagggggccgagtgggagcggggcctggggcaaagggaGGTGGAGTGttggtggggcctcagggggaggaggctgagcagggaccggccttggggtggagcagggggcggggccatggtCTGGGCATCGGTGGCCCCTCCCATTTCCAGCACTCATACCCTAGCCTCCCCAAATGCATGCGTCACATGCCGCCCATGGTTTTTATTCCTGATTTAGCTCCAGTGGAAGGAGTCTTTCCTGTTCTTGGCTTAGACCATGAATATTCCTCCTGCCTTCCCCACTCCATTTAATTCTGGAGGAAGGAGATTCACCGATTTGCTCCAGAGCTGACCTAGAAATGGGTTCTGCCTCTCtctgattgtgtgtgtgtctctctctctctgtatctgcATCATTCTCTAGTCAACGTGACTCTGGATCCGGAAACAGCAAATCCCCACCTCATCCTGTCAGAGGATGGGAAAAGCGTGAGACTCGGAGCGGGGCGGCTGGATGTGCCTGCCAATCCCAAGAGGTTCATGTCGAGCCCCTGTGTCCTGGGCTCTGAGGGATTCACAACAGGGAGACACTATTGGGAACTGGAGGTCGGAGATGGGgatggctgggctgtgggggctgCCAGAGAGTCTGTGGAGAGAAACAGGCCATCAACACTTCAGACGAAAGGGATTTGGGCTGTACGTCTGGGCTGGGATCATCAATACGCAGCTCTCACTTTCCCCCCGACCCCTCTCTCACTTGACGAGAAGCCCAGGAAGATTCGAGTTCACTTGGACTACGAAGAGGGGCAAGTGACCTTTTACAACGCAGAGAACATGGCCCAAATCTTCAATTTCTCTGCCTCTTTCAATGAGAAAATCTTCCCTTACTTTTGGCTCTGGTCCCCAGAAGCATGCATCCAGATGTGCCCCTGATGGTATCAAGTTTCTAACAGTGGCTCTCACATGAGAACTCCTGCACACTTGGCTGCAGCTGGAGAAAGAGAGGATTCATTAAAATAACGCTAGCTAATCAAACGCTCGGAAATGATCTGCTTTTATTTCTCATTGCAGTAAGTTCCTCTGCACTCGTTACCCATAGCCTTGGGCTGGATCATCTCCTTTGTGTATTGCCATAAAACTGTGGTGTCTACTGGATGTTCTCTACTGCCCCTTTAAGTGTCTCTGCCAGGTTTTCACCACAAACTTCATAGCTTCACTCTGCTAGCACACTTATGTCAGTCCGGGGTGTGATGAGGTGTAATTTGTGACCcacatagctgtgctggcaaaagcccgTCGTGTAACTGCAGCTATACTTTCAAATGTGCACTTTTACCACTATAGGTAAGGCTAAGATgttgtcacggttatttttagtaaaagacagGGACAGGTCttgggcaataaataaaaatttacagAATCCCATGACCTGTCccagactttctttaaaaataactgtgacaacaGGGGACTGAGCCGGAGCCCTGctgcaggagaggagggatggaggTCCAGCACCCACCACCACTGCGGCtgacagctctggggtccccccaGTAGTGAAAGCTGCatggcccccaccccctgtggcAGCTGAGAGCTCCAGTggccccctgcagcagctgaaaGTTGCAGGGGCCCGTGATGGCTGACAGTTCCAGCCCTGCCATCCCACGGTGgaaacagaaaatgtcacagatTGTGTGACTTTCATGACCTAATCTTAGCTTTAACTATAGGTTATGTCGCTCGGAAGGGCTACAGTCATCTATGCCAACCAAGgcacagttttgccagtataagctgtcCATACTAGGAGCGCTTTGCTGGTATAAGACACCAGTATTCTTACGCCAGCAAAGCCTTCCAAGTGGGAGCCTGGCCTAAGAACTCTGCCTTTTTGCAgtgacagcagccattttgtccCTAGAATTGCTGCAGCCTGTTacaagagagagacaaacttAATTCCTACTGCGAGGGGGTTGCAAATCCTGTTTCTAGGGCACTCTGTGGGTTCTGAGCCTTCATGATTTACATCTATTTGAGACGTTGGGCAAGTTACCTGCAACAATGGTTTTTCTaaaaaaaggttaagaaaaacaaaaaattaacagAGTTCTAAAGGGAGTGAATAAAAATCCCTTCCCTTCTGAATTAAtcatctttcctttcctttcctttctctagTATCATAAATCTTGTAGTTCTCCAGTCAGCCATAGAGTCTCCCAGGGTAAAGACCTACATTTCTGATGTAAAAGAAAACTTTACTGGCCCACTATATACATCATAAAGATGAACAATCAAAAGGGCAAAAGCCCAGTATTTTTTCTTTGCATGGAAGGAGTTAAAGTAAGGTGTGCTAAGTCAGTGGTACTTCAATGACAGGAatggtggatttaaaaaaaaaaaaagggtaagtAATTGTTGGTGAGAATTTTCTAGTCTGGATTGCGCTCCATCCAGACGTATTCAAGCCTGTTTTAATTCTGACTTCCTAAATGGTCATTTTGAATAGTGTGTAAGGGACGAGGGTGTAGGTGGTTTGGCCTaacagtcacagctgggctggttTTCACAAATCAAGAACAGCCATGAGGTGGCGATCAGTGAGCAGGGATCAGAGTAATCCCTAGAGCCGGGCTCAATAGGTAAGAGTCAGGCCGGAGTCGGAGATCAGAGATCATTACTAGACTGGAATCAGAAGGGTTAGGGGCAGAAAATGGAGATCAGCAGGCGAGGTCAGGTCAAGAGTCACAGCAATCCAGAAGTCTGCatggttgcccagacaacttcctggggcacTCCCCAGGGTTAAATAGTGAGcatgggccaatcagaaggcCACAGGGTGCTGTCACTCTGGTCCTTTTGGGCAGTACTTCCTGCTGCACCTAATCTGCACAGTGCTTCTTGGATATAATGCTGCATGGCCTCCCAGTGGCGATGTGGGAACATCAGCTGTCCCAGGTTCTAGTCCCATGGATCCTCACATAATGATTCAGCAGGTGGTACTCCCTCCTTGGGGACAGTACTGAAGCAATGGCCCAGCAGGTGCTGTCCTTTGGATAAAGTGAGGTCCTGATTAAtggtggtcattaaagatctctTGGCATGGTTTGCAGGTGTATGGGTGCCGGTAGTGGTGTCATGGCAAACTTTCAGTTGGAGTAATTACATCTTCCCTAACTCCCATAggcacttaggccaggtctacactacagacttatatcggtataactacgtcactcaggggtgtgaaaaatccacacctctgagcaacgtaATCATACTGACCTAACCCgcgtgtagacagcactatgtcagcgggagagcgtcGCCCATCAACATAACTACCGCCTCTTGCGGAAGTGGAGTAACTACACCAACGGGAGAAGCTCTAATGTCGGCATAGGAGCGTCTTCacctaagtgctacagtggtgcagctgcatcggtcCAGCTGTGCCGATGAAGGGTTTcagtgtagatctgcccttagCTATCTTGGCAATGGGTACCTTCGAAATGTCTGAGAGTGAGTTCAAATTCTCCTTGCAGTTTcagttagagcagtggttctcaaccaggactCCCTGCGGGGTCGCGAGCAGGTTTTAGGGGGTCCTCCAAGCATGGTCaacattagactcgctggggcccaggtcagaaagccaaagccccactgcctggggctgaagcctggggctctgagccccgccacctggagctgaagccaaaggctgagcaacttagcttcgcagGGGCCCCTGAGGCATGGGGCACCAGGCAGTTGCCATAACGCCAGCCCTGACTTTTATATGAGAAAACCAGCTGTTGTGGCctaggtgggccgtggagtttttatagcatgttgagggggcctcaaaaagaaaaaggttaagaaccgCTGAGTTAGAGAACAGTGAAGTAGCTGCCACAAGATACTCCATCCCCAGAGTGTCTCTCTACATCCATCGGGGGAGAAGGAATAAGAGAGTCACATGAGACTAAGGTGGTTTAGTAAATTAATTATGGGGGGAAATTTTTGGCTACTGCAAAGATGACACCAATATTGTATGTACAGGTCATTCTGCTGGGAGCCTGGGTGTCTCAGGGAACTGATAATGGACATGGTACTCTTCAGCCTCCATGTCACTGGCTTGAATCACGACTGCATCAGTAACGTCACCcgctgatggctgtttggtggcctatgcAAAATGAGTTGATGGGCCAAATATCAGTGGACCAGCTTCCATCAGAGTTGGCTCTAAAGGCGAAGGACTAGAGGAAGGAGAGTCTAGTGGCTAAGATGCAAactggagacctgagttcagtaCTCTGCTCGGCGACAGATTTCCtttggggcaagtcactcagtGCCCCGTCTGTAAAACAGGCCTAATGGTACTTCCCTACTTCCCCGGGGGAgttctgaggataaatatgttaaagattatGAAGTGCTAAGATAACAGTGATGGGAGGCCAGATAAGTACATGCAATAGATAGAAAGACTCCATGAGGCATAGAGATGTAATTAGCCTTTCAGTCCAAGATGTGGTCCCCTCAGGAGCAGGACTGAAGCATGTCAGCAGGGCGGGGATGAGGGGAAGTAGGtggtgctgctgcctgggctATGCACACAGATTGTCTGTCAGTTTCTAGGGTTGCTAATCTGGTTCCTTTCACAGGCCCCCAGTGCATACCCAATATTATTTTAGACCTCCCTCTCGCCTTCTCTGCTTATGCTTTTTAACTGGTTTGTagctatagtaaaaaaaaaaaatcaaactgtgcATCTGGAACTTGTCTGTCAGCTCTTTGAGATTGAAAATGCTTTGAACAAATCAAGCCACTTTCATTCAGTTCCCCATCAACTTGGTCATCAGTGACATGGGCCTGTGCCATCTGCAGAGGGCTGAGGCTGTATATCTAAAGGTCTATACTAGAAACTTACCTCGGTGTAACTACATCcctccagggtgtgaaaaatccttcctcctgagcaacatagttataccaacctaacccccagtgtacacAGCGCTACACCAGAGaattctcctgccgacatagctaccgcctctcggggaggtggattaactatccCAACTGGAGAAGCTTTTCTGTATTTCATTtcacagacatgccaaacccgtggaaaaaaacgcagaaattgggcttgtttttggcttaattggcttgtgagtttcttgttggctagtttttggcttgttgcttgttgtagcttgttgcttcttttttttttttaatcggctCCTGGcaagggggggcaagcaggggcaagcaggggcaaggggcaagaggggcaaggggggagagagtcaggggtgcacagcaggcccaccacagccccaggctgcacgccggggggatcgAGTCACATAGAGTATTGGGGTTCTCAGGGATTGGCtggttttggccttgttttgaaatgggattcgcTTGATTtctggcttattgtgaaagtcggggtgttTATTTACCTCATGAAAATTGGCAACTgtgtttactttgtgtattttgtttgaaagtgccatctagtggctgatGTCGGTAATTGTAGCTCTTGGGTCACAAAGAAGTCATTGAGGAGGCTCGGCACCTTGCAGGCTCTGGCTTTATGCTCTAGCACaaggggctctcaacctttccaggccaCCGTACCCCTTCCGGGAGTCGGATTTGTCTGGCCTACcttcaagtttcacctcacttaaaaactgcttgcttacaaaataagacatcaaaatacaaaagtgtcacaggacgttattactgaaaaattgctgatctcatttttaccatataattataaaataaatcaattggaatataaatattgtacttacatttcagtgtatagtgtatagagcagtataaacaagtcactgtctgtatgaaattttagtttgtactgactttgctagtgctttttatgttgtaACACGAGGCAAATATCTATGACTTGATGTACTCCTGGGAAAACCTCTGCGTACCCCCTGAGAGCAGTGAGACTTTAtcatgggaaatttaaaaaaatcacaccacttaTTGTTCTGTACACCATTTACTGTGCAGAGTGATTGTGGTCATCATAG
Proteins encoded in this window:
- the LOC117871894 gene encoding tripartite motif-containing protein 15-like isoform X2 — protein: MKTLHSCHIFLLHFQSPHASYTVASLQTFTTKRITIDNIEKLQSNLCFLQKEREFEPYGEEKSDELLRQTESERRKILLEFEQLHEFLSEQQCLLLAQLEVLDEEILRRRNEYVTKVSEKTLLLNELISEIQRKCSQPATEFLKDVGSTLSRCKCVKVPTPEPVSPVLKKRVSDFSENNHLVMGVLAMFKENLRAQLDKEKVNVTLDPETANPHLILSEDGKSVRLGAGRLDVPANPKRFMSSPCVLGSEGFTTGRHYWELEVGDGDGWAVGAARESVERNRPSTLQTKGIWAVRLGWDHQYAALTFPPTPLSLDEKPRKIRVHLDYEEGQVTFYNAENMAQIFNFSASFNEKIFPYFWLWSPEACIQMCP